A section of the Candidatus Omnitrophota bacterium genome encodes:
- the hrcA gene encoding heat-inducible transcription repressor HrcA has protein sequence MANNIYKDKEGRKTLVLGHIVHEYVSKAAPVSSMTVSRRMGGGLSSATIRNIMAELEEEGYIEQPHTSAGRIPTQLGYRRYVDIVRDNISQQRKEAERLAAEYDRRITTIKEVIRRTSYLISRELHNAGVAIWPSIEDYYLKHFELVKVKAESVLAILVTMTNDVKNHIVKLDREMKKTELEKISNYINSRYVTEPISVIYEDLKRGRAANHAPESSRKETFDVARTALGIIDAIIDENIEEQIYWEGLDHFMEGPESRDADITRNILQIFSDKRDLVNMMRRELPYRGLKVYIGEENDSRMLKSCSVITCGYSMRGRTIGRIGVIGPTRMDYDHALRTVSCLSYLISEKLKKMDD, from the coding sequence ATGGCAAATAATATTTATAAAGACAAAGAGGGCAGAAAGACCCTTGTCTTGGGGCATATAGTCCATGAATATGTATCCAAGGCCGCTCCGGTCAGTTCAATGACGGTCTCCCGCAGAATGGGGGGAGGTCTTTCCAGTGCGACCATACGCAACATCATGGCCGAACTTGAGGAAGAAGGGTATATCGAGCAGCCGCATACTTCCGCCGGCAGGATACCCACGCAGCTGGGATACAGAAGATATGTGGATATCGTCAGGGACAATATCTCTCAGCAGAGGAAAGAGGCCGAGCGCCTGGCCGCAGAATATGACCGTAGGATAACCACCATCAAGGAAGTTATCCGCAGGACCAGCTATCTTATAAGCCGGGAACTGCATAACGCCGGGGTGGCTATATGGCCCAGCATCGAAGATTATTACCTCAAGCATTTCGAACTTGTCAAGGTGAAGGCAGAGAGCGTTCTGGCCATACTCGTTACGATGACCAATGACGTCAAGAACCATATAGTCAAACTTGACAGGGAGATGAAAAAAACGGAACTCGAAAAAATATCCAATTACATAAATTCCAGGTATGTTACCGAACCGATCTCGGTGATATATGAGGACCTTAAACGTGGTAGAGCTGCAAACCATGCCCCCGAAAGCTCGAGGAAAGAGACATTCGACGTGGCCAGGACCGCGCTCGGCATAATAGACGCGATAATAGACGAGAATATAGAAGAGCAGATATACTGGGAAGGGCTGGATCATTTCATGGAAGGTCCGGAATCCAGGGATGCGGATATAACACGCAACATACTCCAGATATTCAGCGATAAAAGGGACCTGGTGAACATGATGAGGAGGGAACTTCCTTATCGGGGTCTCAAGGTTTATATAGGCGAGGAGAACGATTCGCGGATGCTGAAAAGCTGCAGTGTGATAACATGCGGCTATTCGATGCGTGGCAGAACGATAGGCCGTATAGGGGTGATCGGTCCCACCCGGATGGATTACGATCACGCCCTTCGCACGGTCAGCTGTCTGTCTTATCTTATCAGCGAAAAACTGAAGAAAATGGACGATTAG
- the hflX gene encoding GTPase HflX — protein MTVKTLSTARKKEKAVVVTVERIGREAWSLEDRVKELENLTSSCGVDIVASEVCRRKVLTSNLLIGKGKAEELAMMVEEEGADVVIFSNDLSPSQQKNLEEVLKVKIIDRTQLILDIFAHRATSKEGKVQVELAQLSYLLPRLSRMWLHLSRQRGTSGGIGMRGPGEQQLEVDRRRVRERIGKLKRTLDDITRQRELRRTQREKYSMLTAALVGYTNSGKSTLFNALTSSRVRARDQLFSTLDPTIRKMVLPNKQTVLISDTVGFLHDLPHHLIESFKATLEEVVGADILFHVMDISDEKIDLKKSAVFEVLEDLGVKDKPVVTILNKADKLPSDLEKTRISRKFDDPLVISALTGQGVDEVTDRIVQLTQKDMEDIELLVPHKYFDLVKAIRENGTIRSEKYTNKGLFITARVPRSVKYAIFKRLKQKR, from the coding sequence ATGACGGTAAAGACACTTTCGACAGCCCGTAAAAAAGAAAAGGCGGTAGTGGTGACCGTTGAGAGGATCGGCAGGGAGGCATGGTCGCTCGAGGACAGGGTAAAAGAACTTGAGAATCTTACTTCCTCCTGCGGAGTTGATATAGTTGCCAGCGAGGTCTGTCGCAGGAAGGTCCTTACGTCGAATCTGCTGATAGGCAAGGGTAAGGCCGAAGAGTTGGCCATGATGGTGGAGGAGGAAGGCGCGGATGTGGTTATTTTCAGTAATGACCTTTCGCCTTCGCAGCAGAAGAACCTTGAGGAAGTCCTCAAGGTCAAGATCATAGACAGGACCCAGCTGATACTGGATATTTTCGCGCACAGGGCGACTTCTAAAGAGGGAAAGGTGCAGGTGGAACTTGCCCAGCTCAGCTACCTCCTGCCCAGGCTCTCCCGCATGTGGCTGCACCTTTCAAGGCAGAGGGGTACATCCGGGGGCATAGGTATGCGCGGGCCCGGAGAGCAGCAGCTTGAGGTCGACAGGAGACGGGTCCGTGAACGCATAGGCAAGCTGAAAAGAACGCTAGATGATATCACCCGGCAACGCGAGCTGAGAAGAACGCAGAGAGAGAAGTATTCCATGCTGACGGCCGCGCTAGTGGGTTACACAAATTCGGGTAAGTCCACGCTGTTCAACGCTCTTACTTCATCGCGGGTCAGGGCCAGGGACCAGCTTTTCAGCACGCTTGACCCTACGATCAGGAAAATGGTCCTTCCGAACAAACAGACCGTTCTTATTTCCGATACGGTGGGGTTTCTTCATGACCTTCCGCATCACCTTATAGAGAGCTTCAAAGCGACCCTCGAGGAAGTTGTGGGCGCCGATATACTTTTCCATGTGATGGATATAAGCGACGAGAAGATAGACCTCAAAAAAAGCGCGGTGTTCGAGGTTCTTGAAGATCTGGGGGTTAAGGATAAGCCCGTGGTGACCATACTCAACAAGGCCGATAAGCTCCCTAGCGATCTGGAAAAGACCAGGATAAGCCGCAAGTTCGATGATCCGCTCGTCATATCTGCCCTTACGGGGCAGGGCGTTGACGAGGTCACGGACAGGATAGTCCAGCTCACTCAGAAGGACATGGAGGATATAGAACTGCTCGTACCCCACAAGTACTTTGATCTTGTCAAGGCCATACGCGAGAACGGAACTATACGAAGCGAAAAATATACGAATAAAGGTCTATTCATCACGGCCCGGGTTCCCAGAAGCGTCAAATACGCGATTTTCAAGCGCCTCAAGCAAAAAAGGTGA
- the miaA gene encoding tRNA (adenosine(37)-N6)-dimethylallyltransferase MiaA gives MDKVIFIVGATSSGKSEVATALAEKKSGEIISSDSMQVYRGMDIISQAPGKELTSRVPHHLVRILPPEEDFNCARFCEKAREAIRDIMSRGRLPVIAGGTGLYIKALLDGIFPSPPKDEVLRRRLRMIARDKGNEYLYRELERIDPVTAGKLHPNDLRRVIRAIEVYELTGSTMNEKKSSSEGIASEHDCLLFGLELPRKVIYGRINVRVERMFREGLAEEVRELKKRQLSLTAEKALGIKELGAFLEGGLSLEKAGEELKKNTRRYAKRQLTWFRKDRRINWIDAQRPVEEIVGDIKQRMDQR, from the coding sequence ATGGATAAGGTCATATTCATCGTAGGAGCCACTTCTTCCGGTAAAAGCGAAGTAGCCACGGCTCTGGCCGAAAAAAAATCTGGCGAAATAATATCGAGCGATTCCATGCAGGTCTACCGCGGTATGGACATAATAAGTCAGGCGCCCGGCAAGGAACTGACCTCGCGCGTGCCGCACCATCTTGTGAGGATACTCCCCCCGGAAGAGGATTTTAATTGCGCACGGTTCTGCGAAAAAGCGCGCGAGGCGATCCGGGACATAATGTCACGGGGACGTCTTCCCGTTATTGCCGGGGGCACCGGACTTTATATCAAGGCGCTCCTTGACGGTATTTTCCCGTCCCCGCCCAAAGACGAAGTTCTGAGAAGGCGTTTGCGCATGATAGCACGCGATAAGGGCAACGAATACCTCTATAGGGAGCTCGAGAGAATAGACCCGGTAACGGCCGGGAAACTCCACCCCAATGACCTTCGCCGGGTGATACGCGCTATCGAGGTCTACGAGCTTACCGGCAGCACCATGAACGAAAAGAAAAGTTCCTCGGAGGGGATAGCCTCTGAACATGATTGCCTCTTGTTCGGTCTTGAACTTCCCCGCAAGGTCATTTACGGGAGGATCAACGTCAGGGTCGAGAGAATGTTCCGGGAGGGGCTCGCCGAGGAGGTCAGGGAGCTTAAAAAAAGGCAGCTCAGCCTGACGGCAGAGAAAGCCCTGGGGATCAAGGAGCTGGGCGCTTTCCTGGAAGGCGGGTTGAGTCTCGAAAAAGCCGGGGAAGAGCTCAAGAAGAACACCAGGCGCTACGCGAAAAGGCAGCTCACCTGGTTCAGGAAGGACCGAAGGATAAATTGGATAGACGCACAGAGGCCCGTAGAGGAAATAGTTGGGGACATAAAGCAAAGAATGGATCAAAGATGA